In one window of Spiroplasma corruscae DNA:
- a CDS encoding S1 RNA-binding domain-containing protein: MNKVVKVTITKTVNFGAFCDADIDGQIYKGLIHISEIADKYVSDVNEFVSVGQTVDGYVISVDEANKQAKISLKRAN, from the coding sequence ATGAATAAAGTTGTAAAAGTAACTATTACAAAAACTGTTAATTTTGGTGCATTTTGTGATGCTGATATTGATGGGCAAATTTACAAGGGTTTAATTCATATTTCTGAAATAGCTGACAAATACGTTTCTGACGTAAATGAATTCGTTTCAGTAGGACAAACTGTTGATGGTTATGTAATCTCAGTTGATGAAGCAAACAAACAAGCAAAAATCTCATTAAAAAGAGCAAACTAA
- a CDS encoding ATP-binding cassette domain-containing protein produces the protein MTKIYLKVWYFYLIYLLFATISSAGMTYGILSSGYVLDDVLNNDKTKLIIDSIFIIAGIAIFSLFSNFNNFIIKPRAIKKMNLLLRKLIIDKINAMSYEEYSSNGVGTYISWLTNDVDIIESTVFESSFTISNIIPQFFIIGYSFYSLNWILGLIAISSSLLCTIIPFLFVKSNIKYQTKISSQSELLSEDLLSYVNGYQELSYRNKKRLYTELVNDANLSYEKTKSKFLIFRNFQSFLSNMITISSQSILVIVSLYLFTINKTSAGAFLSSPGIAYTFFVAIFTFSRLISTIKSTKEVVLKYKNVKVENDYEPSTINFENIIVKDLNYSVEDKIIFKDFNLSIKNHNKYLLIGESGKGKTTLFKIIFSLIHNYEGEIKINNKLNYKDIDQRDIWNLISYIPQENILYNSSLKNNITLFNKTINDSEVIDVLNKVNLGYLLDQMSLNDHLNNDANNISGGEIQRIAIARALLQDKPFMILDEITSGLDEKNRNNIESLILSLNKTILYISHTTKIENNNFDQIIKL, from the coding sequence ATGACTAAAATATATTTAAAAGTTTGATACTTTTATTTAATTTATTTATTATTCGCAACTATATCAAGTGCAGGAATGACTTATGGAATTCTTTCTTCTGGTTATGTTCTTGATGATGTGTTAAATAATGATAAAACTAAATTAATAATAGATTCAATTTTCATTATTGCTGGTATTGCAATCTTTTCATTATTTTCTAATTTTAATAACTTTATTATTAAACCAAGAGCAATTAAAAAAATGAACTTATTATTACGTAAATTAATAATTGATAAAATAAATGCAATGTCATATGAAGAATATAGTAGCAATGGTGTTGGTACATATATTTCGTGATTAACAAATGATGTTGATATAATTGAATCAACAGTATTTGAATCATCTTTTACAATATCTAATATAATCCCACAATTTTTTATAATTGGTTATAGTTTTTATTCATTAAATTGAATATTAGGGTTAATAGCAATATCATCATCATTATTATGTACAATAATTCCATTTTTATTTGTTAAGAGTAATATTAAATATCAAACTAAGATATCTAGTCAAAGTGAATTGTTGAGTGAAGATTTATTGTCATATGTAAATGGATATCAAGAACTATCATATAGAAATAAAAAAAGACTATATACAGAATTAGTTAATGATGCAAATTTAAGTTATGAAAAAACTAAGTCTAAATTTCTAATATTTAGAAATTTTCAAAGCTTCTTATCTAATATGATTACGATTTCATCTCAGTCTATTTTAGTAATAGTTTCATTATATCTTTTTACAATCAACAAAACATCAGCTGGTGCATTTTTATCATCTCCTGGAATTGCATATACATTTTTTGTTGCAATATTTACATTTTCAAGATTAATATCAACAATCAAAAGTACAAAAGAAGTAGTTCTTAAATATAAAAATGTAAAAGTTGAAAATGACTATGAACCAAGTACAATTAATTTTGAAAACATAATTGTAAAGGATTTAAATTATTCAGTAGAAGATAAAATTATATTTAAAGATTTTAACTTAAGTATAAAAAATCATAATAAATATTTATTAATTGGAGAATCTGGTAAGGGTAAAACTACCTTATTTAAAATAATCTTTTCATTAATTCATAATTATGAAGGAGAAATCAAAATAAATAATAAATTAAATTATAAAGATATTGATCAAAGAGATATATGAAACTTAATTTCATATATTCCACAAGAAAACATATTATACAATTCTTCATTAAAAAATAATATAACTTTATTTAATAAAACAATTAATGATAGTGAGGTTATTGACGTATTAAATAAGGTTAATCTTGGATATTTGCTTGACCAAATGAGTTTAAATGACCATCTTAATAATGATGCAAATAATATATCTGGTGGAGAAATACAAAGAATTGCAATAGCTAGAGCTTTATTACAAGATAAACCATTTATGATATTAGATGAAATAACATCAGGTTTAGATGAAAAAAATAGAAATAATATAGAAAGTCTTATATTATCATTAAATAAAACAATTTTATATATTTCTCATACTACAAAAATTGAAAATAATAATTTTGATCAAATAATTAAATTATAG
- a CDS encoding ATP-binding cassette domain-containing protein has translation MKRIVKKYWFVITTCVLLYIFSNLLFIGSNYWLFILINKIIDNNEKLEDNWKLILINLSITLSSLLLTFISELIHEKMGKKLRLQLKRMVSLKINSLTDYEYEQNKKGEYISWYKNESEAVYQALKAKMIMIWADLSMCFISIVLINIYVSYIITLVTIFSAIFIILIPMMLGNLTSRREQQLVKQQGVYTQSIENLISGYANFAFNNKKNIFKSLITNFTNKMENYRLRTSNLCFFVELITDLLQVILQQSVVIVTVFLYYYGFTSAGSLFICSTFSAYFLQGLSSTLGNLSLAIKGKKIVKKYLPVAEEEIYEPNLIEFNKLSINNLEYKINDKEVFKNLNLEIDVNKKYLLVGESGRGKTTLFRIIFGILDNYNGVIKLNNDLDYKEINKKDLKEIYTYIPQKPIVFKTSIRNNISLWNKNISDKKIIETLEKVNLKSLIEINSLDTIINPDFKNLSGGEIQRLAIARALVDDKQVMILDEITASLDKKNRDKIEELITSLDKTILFISHTADHENNNFDQVIKL, from the coding sequence ATGAAGAGAATAGTTAAAAAATACTGATTTGTAATTACTACTTGTGTTTTGCTATATATATTTAGTAATTTATTGTTTATTGGGTCGAATTATTGGTTGTTTATTCTAATTAATAAGATTATTGATAATAATGAAAAGCTTGAAGATAATTGAAAATTGATTTTAATTAATTTAAGCATTACATTATCTAGTCTCTTACTTACTTTTATATCAGAACTTATACATGAAAAAATGGGAAAAAAATTGAGACTACAACTAAAAAGAATGGTAAGCTTAAAAATTAATTCACTAACAGATTATGAATATGAACAAAATAAAAAAGGTGAATATATTTCTTGATATAAAAATGAGAGTGAGGCAGTATATCAAGCTTTGAAAGCTAAAATGATAATGATATGAGCTGACTTATCTATGTGTTTTATTTCAATTGTTCTTATTAATATATATGTTAGTTATATAATTACATTAGTAACAATTTTTTCTGCGATTTTCATTATATTAATTCCAATGATGTTAGGTAATTTAACATCTAGAAGAGAACAACAATTGGTAAAACAGCAAGGTGTCTATACCCAATCAATTGAAAACTTAATTAGTGGATATGCCAACTTTGCTTTTAATAATAAAAAAAACATATTTAAAAGTTTGATAACTAATTTTACAAATAAAATGGAGAATTATAGATTAAGAACATCAAACTTATGTTTTTTTGTAGAATTAATAACTGATTTATTACAAGTTATATTACAACAAAGCGTAGTAATTGTTACAGTATTTTTGTATTACTATGGATTTACTAGTGCTGGGTCATTGTTTATATGTTCTACATTCTCTGCATATTTTTTACAGGGTCTAAGTTCTACTTTGGGTAATTTATCACTTGCAATCAAAGGTAAAAAAATTGTTAAGAAATATTTACCAGTGGCGGAAGAAGAAATATATGAACCTAATTTAATAGAATTTAATAAATTATCTATAAATAATCTTGAATATAAAATCAATGATAAAGAAGTATTTAAAAATTTAAACCTTGAAATTGATGTAAATAAAAAGTATTTATTAGTAGGGGAGTCAGGAAGGGGAAAGACCACTTTATTTCGAATTATATTCGGTATATTAGATAACTATAATGGAGTAATTAAATTGAATAATGATTTAGATTATAAAGAAATAAACAAAAAAGATTTAAAAGAAATATATACCTATATTCCTCAAAAACCTATTGTTTTTAAGACTAGTATAAGAAACAATATAAGTTTATGAAATAAAAATATTTCTGATAAAAAAATTATTGAAACTTTAGAAAAAGTAAATTTAAAAAGTCTAATTGAAATTAATTCATTAGATACAATTATTAATCCAGATTTTAAAAACTTGTCCGGAGGAGAAATTCAAAGGTTGGCAATAGCAAGAGCATTAGTTGATGATAAACAAGTGATGATATTAGATGAAATAACTGCAAGTTTAGACAAAAAAAATAGAGATAAAATAGAAGAACTAATAACAAGTTTAGATAAAACAATTTTATTTATTTCTCACACCGCTGACCATGAAAATAATAATTTTGATCAAGTAATAAAACTTTAG
- a CDS encoding Mbov_0396 family ICE element transmembrane protein, which yields MVYDIIFNWKWDFDINNIPKSFWAFCILGGFLVVLIFTIQYFTYTFNEDLHLKERIVKSVKSTGLAIVFVFFIPIGFYGILFLIGFLNTLIQLSFGKNNRNLADILYKLGDKNWDGSSIFVPDDYSVPDIILYYNIIFEILTVWLLLYSLIMLCMAVVQKSIELFLLFILGPLVAAWMVNDNGARKTMKRYGIS from the coding sequence ATTGTATATGACATTATATTTAATTGGAAATGAGATTTTGATATAAATAATATTCCTAAAAGTTTTTGAGCATTTTGTATACTTGGGGGATTTTTAGTGGTATTAATATTTACGATTCAGTATTTTACATATACATTTAATGAAGATTTACATCTAAAAGAAAGAATTGTAAAATCTGTAAAATCAACAGGTTTAGCAATTGTATTTGTATTTTTCATACCAATTGGGTTTTATGGTATTTTATTTTTAATTGGATTTTTGAATACTTTAATTCAACTAAGTTTTGGTAAAAATAATAGAAACTTAGCTGATATATTATATAAACTTGGAGATAAAAATTGAGATGGAAGTAGTATATTTGTACCAGATGATTATAGTGTACCAGATATTATATTATATTATAATATAATATTTGAAATATTAACAGTATGGCTTTTATTATATTCATTAATTATGCTATGCATGGCTGTTGTACAAAAATCAATTGAGTTGTTTTTATTATTTATATTAGGGCCATTAGTTGCCGCTTGAATGGTTAATGATAATGGCGCTAGAAAAACAATGAAAAGATATGGCATTAGCTAA
- a CDS encoding glycoside hydrolase family 32 protein produces MKRIKEIEWKKWDEIDKKYYDIANKLVESDKFYRPLYHIAPPNGLMNDPNGLLYKDGIHHIHYQWTPIEPYHGFKHWRYVTTHDFINYKDHGVSITPDFEKEAFGSFSGSAYYFDDKIKIYYTGNMEDGNGNMTEEVQLVADFENNKIINKRIAVPWDGDKFTPHVRDPKIFELDNKMYMIFGVRTKDDKGGLAFYEMLDFDKFKYKTVLKPSIKNNTYGYMWECPNLDKVDNKYLFFMSAEGYYDKNNKYELNNSRSVVYSVLDKVDVNSTNLNERFPMKTVDYGHDFYAPQTYWMDNKLLWFGWLGVCDVQYPTDEYSWHSMLTIPRELNLEGDDLLQKPFSEFTNNLLHNKKIQHTNYVKIHKSKHLKFTLDGNLEFKILNDKNEYILVKFTNDEIILDRSKQSGEVEWEFETPRYALRKIKNRSQTVEVFIDSSSIELFADDYKTVFTSRFFVKDFNRIEFNNEIDLELSDIKSINIK; encoded by the coding sequence ATGAAAAGAATTAAAGAAATAGAATGAAAAAAATGAGATGAAATTGATAAAAAATATTATGATATTGCAAATAAACTAGTAGAAAGTGATAAATTTTATAGACCACTATACCATATTGCTCCACCAAATGGATTAATGAATGACCCTAATGGTTTATTATATAAAGATGGAATTCATCATATTCATTATCAATGAACACCAATAGAACCATATCATGGTTTTAAACATTGAAGATATGTAACAACACATGATTTTATAAACTATAAAGATCACGGTGTTTCAATTACACCAGATTTTGAAAAGGAAGCTTTTGGTTCATTTTCTGGTAGTGCCTATTATTTTGATGATAAAATTAAAATTTATTATACTGGTAATATGGAAGATGGCAATGGAAATATGACAGAAGAAGTTCAATTAGTTGCTGATTTTGAAAATAATAAGATAATTAATAAAAGAATTGCCGTACCTTGAGATGGGGATAAATTTACACCCCATGTAAGAGACCCAAAAATATTTGAACTTGATAATAAAATGTATATGATATTTGGTGTAAGAACAAAAGATGATAAAGGTGGTTTAGCCTTTTATGAAATGTTAGACTTTGATAAATTTAAGTATAAAACTGTTTTAAAACCAAGTATTAAAAATAACACTTATGGATATATGTGAGAATGTCCAAACTTAGATAAAGTTGATAATAAGTATTTATTTTTTATGTCAGCAGAGGGATACTATGATAAAAATAATAAATATGAATTAAATAATTCTAGAAGTGTTGTATATTCTGTTTTAGACAAAGTTGATGTTAATAGCACTAATCTTAATGAACGTTTTCCTATGAAAACTGTTGATTATGGTCATGATTTTTATGCTCCTCAAACTTATTGAATGGATAATAAATTATTATGATTTGGTTGATTAGGAGTTTGTGATGTTCAATATCCAACAGATGAGTACTCATGGCATTCAATGTTAACAATTCCAAGAGAACTTAATTTAGAAGGTGATGATTTATTACAAAAACCATTTAGTGAATTTACTAACAACCTATTACATAACAAAAAAATACAACATACAAACTATGTTAAAATTCATAAATCAAAACATCTCAAATTTACTTTAGACGGTAACTTAGAGTTCAAGATACTAAATGATAAAAATGAGTATATTTTGGTAAAATTTACAAATGATGAAATAATACTTGATAGATCTAAGCAATCTGGTGAAGTCGAGTGAGAGTTTGAAACCCCTAGATATGCATTAAGAAAAATAAAAAATAGATCTCAAACAGTAGAAGTATTTATAGATTCATCTTCAATTGAATTATTCGCAGATGATTATAAAACGGTATTCACATCAAGGTTTTTTGTAAAAGACTTTAATAGAATAGAATTTAATAATGAAATTGATTTAGAGTTATCAGATATTAAATCTATAAATATTAAGTAA
- a CDS encoding PTS transporter subunit EIIB produces the protein MKLFSEKNNIDSNVKNIAEHLGNVENIDHISHCSTRMRIKVKDISIVKIEEIKTNELVKGVVVNGNLVQLVIKKNIESFNKEFLTTLGISIKRVPNLFDVKVTIKKGFFKSLTDGIGVLVMPIIPYLITLSIISTIDNIINNIEVNGSTIAKTGEFAKTLGNLTTSLQKALALAFSILIPWSIFKLMKGSESIGISIGVVLCAKDMASTNDFMGSGRPLFEWAKTGEVGGKDFDWSFSNLANGYPWKISYEGQILPLVLIGFMAVYLERLVRKIKWGVVKEIFGMPMVTLLSFFVGELLLAPIGMLLTYGMNIAVLWATTHEIAKYIFNPLFAIMLPWLVVTGFIQIFVVVALQQFMTYNATSINPMFTQLNVAVATSVLAFSIINRQNKELQKTAVPSYLIAFVGGSTEPALFGVALRFLFPVIAVSIGTTVGVIITTASGVLTTMGPCSLLVFLTIIPQASVVDKFNMTTWAGTGFLWMAIALVATITTTFFATILLSRLKYFKNTTKQILDRDFSSIPGVEFSTKKNKIVKKEIKKEEINNEKN, from the coding sequence ATGAAATTATTTAGCGAGAAAAATAACATTGATTCTAATGTGAAAAATATTGCTGAACATTTAGGGAATGTTGAAAATATTGACCATATTAGCCATTGTTCTACTAGGATGAGAATAAAAGTAAAAGACATTTCCATAGTAAAGATAGAAGAAATAAAAACAAACGAATTAGTAAAAGGTGTAGTCGTAAATGGCAATCTCGTTCAATTAGTTATTAAAAAAAATATAGAGAGCTTTAATAAAGAATTTTTGACTACATTAGGAATATCTATTAAGAGAGTACCTAACTTATTTGATGTTAAAGTAACAATAAAAAAAGGTTTTTTTAAATCATTAACCGATGGTATTGGTGTATTAGTGATGCCAATTATACCTTACCTTATTACATTATCGATAATATCAACAATTGATAATATAATTAATAATATTGAAGTTAATGGTTCTACAATAGCAAAAACTGGTGAGTTTGCTAAAACTTTAGGTAATCTTACTACATCACTACAAAAAGCATTAGCATTAGCATTTAGTATATTAATACCTTGATCAATTTTTAAACTTATGAAAGGTAGTGAATCAATAGGAATTTCAATCGGAGTAGTTTTATGTGCTAAGGACATGGCATCTACAAATGATTTTATGGGTTCAGGTAGACCGCTATTCGAATGAGCTAAAACTGGTGAAGTTGGTGGAAAGGATTTTGATTGGTCATTTTCAAATTTAGCAAATGGTTATCCTTGAAAAATATCATATGAAGGTCAAATTTTACCACTTGTATTAATTGGTTTTATGGCTGTATATTTAGAAAGATTGGTAAGAAAAATAAAATGAGGAGTTGTTAAGGAAATATTTGGAATGCCAATGGTAACATTATTATCCTTTTTTGTTGGTGAATTACTACTAGCACCAATTGGAATGTTATTAACATATGGTATGAATATTGCAGTTTTATGAGCAACAACTCATGAGATTGCTAAGTATATATTTAATCCATTATTTGCGATTATGCTTCCATGACTTGTTGTAACAGGGTTTATTCAAATATTTGTAGTTGTTGCTCTACAACAATTTATGACTTATAATGCTACTTCTATTAACCCAATGTTTACACAACTTAATGTCGCTGTTGCAACAAGTGTGTTAGCATTTTCAATAATTAATAGACAAAATAAAGAACTACAAAAAACAGCTGTTCCATCATATTTAATAGCATTTGTTGGTGGTTCTACCGAACCAGCTTTATTTGGAGTAGCATTAAGATTTTTATTTCCTGTAATTGCTGTAAGTATTGGTACAACAGTTGGAGTAATTATCACAACTGCATCAGGAGTATTAACAACAATGGGTCCTTGTTCGTTATTGGTTTTCTTAACTATTATTCCACAAGCTAGTGTTGTTGATAAATTCAATATGACAACCTGAGCTGGAACAGGGTTTTTATGAATGGCGATTGCACTAGTTGCAACGATCACTACAACATTTTTTGCAACTATTTTATTGTCAAGATTAAAATATTTTAAAAATACTACAAAACAAATATTGGATAGAGACTTTTCGTCTATACCTGGAGTTGAATTTTCAACTAAAAAAAATAAGATTGTAAAAAAAGAAATTAAAAAAGAGGAAATAAACAATGAAAAGAATTAA
- a CDS encoding dicarboxylate/amino acid:cation symporter produces the protein MLHTSILQDFLAISSYKSAIAIIVFFGLQIGLWFFLKRFKNKFLHLFSGLVLGLLYGLIIQAIVGFPESFTKKDEDGVSYWKEEFYWIFELDSWSVLFKKIFITSITLLMIPLIFLSIFRSVTKKSTKRLGRITGKGITFLMLNVAAAFCIAAAIGILLKVGVTSDGKKVLDEFSDKSTSGDDSAIKSIPAMIIDYLPKNFIADLGKDAVIPVLIMALIVGLSVKAISIKRPEKVEAFVKLMDSSWEIILKIVNGFIKIIPLAIMSIVTNLMITQSLTALTAVGKVLAAGYISLFICIGYLTGILAIAKIKPHKWWKYGWRPAYQGLVTQSSSATLPFTMKSLVDKMKVDESCVNTIIPLSTTMGMIGGAGAEGGLIVSLLWTGSDSSIIHNQGIWLFLFIGLLMTMIVSLGIPGTPGTSTLVITSLLGSLGVPSFKNGAFSIMLVLEDIYDIGRTSVNIIAAMVVSTIVAFSEGMIGESTDILSKKAAHYQEKVNLILKAKDDKAIKIKELKSIYPNKKIALDQKITEDELKLKYLDIKLTYKDEIKKIKSNKE, from the coding sequence ATGTTACACACAAGTATATTACAAGACTTTTTAGCTATAAGTAGTTATAAGTCGGCAATTGCTATTATAGTGTTCTTTGGATTACAAATTGGTTTGTGATTCTTTCTGAAAAGATTTAAGAATAAGTTCTTACATTTATTTTCAGGGTTAGTATTAGGTTTACTATATGGTTTAATAATACAAGCAATTGTAGGATTCCCAGAAAGTTTTACAAAAAAAGACGAAGATGGTGTATCTTATTGAAAAGAAGAATTTTACTGAATATTTGAATTAGATTCTTGATCAGTATTATTTAAAAAAATATTTATCACTTCAATTACTTTATTGATGATACCTTTAATATTTTTATCAATCTTTAGATCTGTTACTAAAAAAAGTACTAAAAGGTTAGGTAGAATTACTGGTAAAGGTATAACATTTTTAATGTTAAACGTTGCAGCTGCATTTTGTATCGCAGCAGCAATTGGTATATTATTAAAAGTTGGTGTCACAAGTGATGGTAAAAAAGTATTAGACGAGTTCTCTGATAAAAGTACTTCAGGTGATGATAGTGCTATTAAATCAATACCTGCAATGATAATTGATTATCTACCAAAAAACTTTATAGCTGACTTGGGTAAGGATGCTGTAATTCCGGTTTTAATCATGGCATTAATTGTAGGATTAAGTGTTAAAGCGATATCAATAAAAAGACCTGAGAAAGTTGAAGCATTTGTTAAATTAATGGATTCAAGTTGAGAAATTATATTAAAAATAGTTAATGGATTTATAAAAATAATACCATTAGCAATAATGTCAATAGTTACAAACTTAATGATTACTCAATCATTAACAGCATTAACAGCAGTTGGTAAAGTATTAGCCGCTGGTTATATTAGTTTATTTATTTGTATTGGTTATTTAACAGGTATATTAGCAATTGCAAAAATTAAACCACATAAATGATGAAAATATGGTTGAAGACCTGCCTATCAAGGTTTAGTAACACAATCATCAAGTGCTACTTTACCTTTTACAATGAAATCTTTAGTTGATAAAATGAAAGTTGATGAATCTTGCGTTAATACAATAATACCCTTATCGACAACAATGGGTATGATTGGTGGAGCAGGAGCAGAAGGTGGATTAATAGTATCATTATTATGAACAGGTTCAGATTCATCAATAATTCACAATCAAGGAATATGGTTATTCTTATTCATAGGGTTATTAATGACAATGATTGTTTCTTTAGGAATACCTGGAACCCCTGGTACTTCAACATTAGTTATAACAAGTTTATTAGGTTCGTTAGGTGTACCTAGTTTTAAAAACGGTGCCTTTTCTATAATGCTTGTTTTAGAAGATATATATGATATTGGTAGAACTTCAGTCAACATAATTGCTGCAATGGTTGTGAGTACAATTGTCGCATTTAGCGAAGGAATGATTGGTGAAAGTACTGATATTTTAAGTAAGAAAGCAGCACATTACCAAGAAAAGGTAAACCTTATATTAAAAGCAAAAGACGATAAGGCAATTAAGATAAAAGAACTAAAAAGTATTTATCCTAATAAAAAAATAGCATTAGATCAAAAAATTACAGAAGATGAGTTAAAACTAAAATATTTAGACATTAAATTAACATATAAAGATGAAATTAAAAAAATAAAATCTAATAAAGAATAA
- a CDS encoding SGNH/GDSL hydrolase family protein has product MKKLLTLLTVFTISTTSTTSVISCMPQQAQVNFDFDPSIGKNIDKSNAVDTSVDPESHHGVSNFFTLGDSLSDNGGLVTIAKDELGVNAKMSGLYNNGFSNGKRVAEIINDKLGFEESTFKSSNIIHNADIDYTKADGTTQKAWGRNYSVGGATAYESDGLTGKLLMGNTGIYKQAQALVKQQKINDKDLFLLEIGGNDLFALADARNDYNTQKSIMSNGLDNIKNALCTLINNGAKRILFITPPDILLTPGYNNKNTDSGGSGEYSEDELKKINLLCKEFDSSITKIVNAINEKNDVIKVYNLYQNLKVILDGFISESSKQEINVENNYSESTAFDLGGLDITNIDIKAVVREKYKDKNIDDFFFIDKVHPTAAGHKYVSELVYKLLIDDSFITE; this is encoded by the coding sequence ATGAAAAAGTTATTAACATTATTAACAGTTTTTACTATATCAACAACATCAACAACATCAGTAATCTCATGTATGCCCCAACAAGCTCAAGTTAATTTTGACTTTGATCCAAGCATAGGAAAAAATATTGATAAATCTAATGCTGTAGACACAAGTGTTGACCCAGAAAGCCATCACGGTGTTTCTAATTTCTTTACACTTGGAGATAGTTTAAGTGATAATGGTGGGTTAGTTACTATTGCAAAAGATGAACTAGGTGTCAATGCTAAAATGAGTGGTTTATATAATAACGGGTTTAGTAACGGTAAAAGAGTTGCTGAAATAATAAATGATAAATTAGGATTTGAAGAAAGTACATTTAAATCTTCAAATATAATTCATAACGCTGACATTGATTATACTAAAGCTGATGGTACAACTCAAAAAGCGTGAGGAAGAAATTATTCAGTAGGTGGAGCAACTGCATACGAATCAGATGGATTAACTGGAAAACTCTTAATGGGTAATACTGGTATTTATAAACAAGCACAAGCTTTAGTAAAACAACAAAAGATAAACGATAAAGATTTATTTTTATTAGAAATTGGAGGTAATGATTTATTCGCCTTAGCAGATGCAAGAAATGATTATAATACACAAAAATCAATAATGAGCAATGGTCTTGATAATATTAAAAATGCACTTTGTACTTTAATAAATAATGGTGCTAAAAGAATATTATTTATTACTCCACCAGATATATTATTAACACCTGGTTATAATAATAAAAATACCGATAGTGGTGGTTCGGGTGAATATAGTGAAGATGAACTTAAAAAAATAAATTTATTATGTAAAGAATTTGATTCAAGTATTACAAAAATAGTTAATGCAATTAATGAAAAAAATGATGTTATAAAAGTTTATAATTTATATCAAAATTTAAAAGTTATTTTAGACGGTTTCATAAGTGAGAGCTCTAAACAAGAAATTAATGTAGAAAACAATTATTCTGAATCAACTGCATTTGATCTTGGTGGTTTAGATATTACTAATATTGATATTAAAGCAGTAGTTAGAGAAAAATATAAAGATAAAAATATTGATGACTTTTTCTTTATTGATAAAGTCCACCCAACAGCTGCTGGACATAAATATGTATCTGAATTAGTATATAAACTTTTAATTGATGATAGTTTTATAACTGAATAA
- a CDS encoding GNAT family N-acetyltransferase, which yields MEGINFKTVFNVDNKVFFDALIIRKEVFVDEQNVDISVEIDDYDDKAYHVVGYLLNETVCCARVFNKGNRWFWGRIAVLKKFRNKKVGSKLVEFLKEYSKKELYASEVYIQAQTHALDFYKKFGFEEFGEEYMEDGIRHIDMKMCL from the coding sequence ATGGAAGGTATTAATTTTAAAACGGTTTTTAACGTAGACAATAAAGTATTTTTTGATGCATTAATAATAAGAAAAGAAGTTTTTGTTGATGAACAAAATGTTGATATATCAGTAGAAATAGATGATTATGATGATAAAGCTTATCATGTAGTAGGTTATTTATTAAATGAAACAGTTTGTTGTGCAAGAGTATTTAATAAAGGTAATAGATGGTTTTGAGGAAGAATTGCTGTTCTCAAGAAATTTAGAAATAAAAAAGTAGGTTCAAAACTTGTAGAATTCTTAAAAGAATATTCAAAAAAAGAACTATATGCCAGTGAAGTATATATTCAGGCACAAACCCATGCCCTAGATTTTTATAAAAAATTTGGTTTTGAAGAATTTGGTGAAGAATATATGGAAGATGGGATTAGACACATAGATATGAAAATGTGCCTATAG